The proteins below are encoded in one region of Nitrospira sp.:
- the tsaD gene encoding tRNA N6-adenosine threonylcarbamoyltransferase, protein MKPSSLKNCLLAVETSCDETAAAVIALDGPILSNVVSSQVDTHAPYGGVVPELAARRHIESVDIVVQQALRDANRTWSHVRALAATQGPGLAGALLVGLNYAKACAYALRVPLVLVNHLQGHMASAWMGASEFPRRAVLLVVSGGHTHLYVTAAQGQYRLLGHTQDDAAGEAFDKGAKLLGLGYPGGPAIDRLARQGRPNAHRFPRSMGAPGSLGFSFSGLKTSLLYYLRDNPTWQEPRHLADLAASFQEAIVDVLVAKSLAAVRQGGVDALAVVGGVSANSRLRERLNEECRRRGIVLSVPPMALCTDNAAMIAAAGLHAFQAGQTASWDAESFANLLLRGLAE, encoded by the coding sequence ATGAAGCCTTCTTCTTTAAAAAATTGCCTCCTGGCCGTCGAAACCTCCTGCGATGAAACAGCTGCAGCCGTCATCGCGCTGGACGGCCCGATCTTGTCTAACGTCGTCAGCAGCCAGGTCGATACCCACGCCCCCTACGGCGGAGTAGTACCTGAATTGGCTGCCCGTCGGCATATCGAATCTGTCGATATCGTCGTGCAACAAGCCTTGCGCGACGCCAACCGGACATGGAGCCACGTGAGAGCGCTCGCCGCCACCCAAGGCCCGGGGCTGGCGGGAGCACTGTTGGTTGGTTTGAACTATGCGAAAGCCTGTGCCTATGCCCTTCGGGTCCCTCTCGTGCTCGTCAATCATCTCCAGGGGCATATGGCATCCGCCTGGATGGGGGCCAGCGAGTTTCCGCGGCGCGCCGTGCTGCTCGTTGTATCCGGAGGCCACACCCATCTGTACGTTACAGCGGCACAAGGACAGTATCGGCTGCTGGGTCACACGCAGGACGACGCCGCAGGCGAGGCCTTCGACAAGGGGGCAAAGCTGCTTGGGCTCGGCTATCCCGGCGGACCGGCGATCGATCGTCTTGCTCGCCAAGGTCGTCCCAACGCCCATCGCTTCCCCAGGTCGATGGGGGCGCCTGGCAGCCTGGGATTCAGTTTCAGCGGCTTGAAGACCTCGTTGCTCTATTACCTACGTGATAATCCGACGTGGCAGGAACCTCGTCATCTGGCCGATCTCGCCGCTAGTTTTCAAGAAGCGATCGTCGACGTGTTGGTGGCTAAGTCGCTGGCCGCCGTACGACAAGGCGGGGTTGACGCTCTGGCCGTGGTTGGCGGAGTGTCCGCAAACAGCCGGTTGCGAGAGCGCCTGAACGAAGAATGCAGGAGACGCGGCATTGTCCTCAGCGTCCCTCCTATGGCACTCTGTACCGACAATGCCGCCATGATTGCCGCGGCGGGCCTCCATGCCTTCCAGGCCGGCCAGACGGCATCGTGGGACGCTGAGTCTTTTGCAAACCTCCTCCTGCGCGGCTTGGCAGAGTAG
- the yicC gene encoding hypothetical protein codes for MIRSMTGFGRKEVPVTGGTLAIEIRAVNHRFLDVLCRLPKSLSGLEESCKQMIQQHCQRGRVEVSVTLNGERQGPRAVSVDRQLAKLYVSALRALQRELRLSGKVDVNLVAGLRDVVSLTEAPGGDRNIQKTVLRTLTAAVRELTRMREREGDALARDVIAHLVKLDEAHARIAQRAPRIAEDALARLKARVQVLLDSNMVDEIRLHQELAILADRSDISEELARFQSHCAQFRATLERSDSVGKTLDFLLQELGREVNTIGSKANDPGITADVVQMKTELEKIREQVQNIE; via the coding sequence ATGATCAGAAGCATGACGGGATTCGGGCGTAAGGAAGTGCCTGTGACCGGAGGTACGCTGGCCATCGAGATTCGAGCGGTGAACCATCGCTTCCTGGATGTCCTATGTCGCCTCCCCAAGAGCCTGTCCGGTCTCGAGGAGTCCTGCAAGCAAATGATTCAGCAGCATTGTCAGCGAGGCCGCGTCGAAGTCAGTGTGACCCTGAACGGCGAGCGACAAGGGCCTCGCGCGGTCTCCGTCGATCGGCAGCTAGCCAAACTGTATGTCTCGGCGCTCCGGGCCTTACAAAGGGAGCTGCGGTTATCCGGCAAAGTGGACGTCAACCTGGTGGCCGGGTTGCGGGATGTGGTTTCGTTGACCGAGGCCCCTGGTGGCGACCGAAATATACAAAAGACGGTCTTGCGCACACTGACCGCGGCCGTCCGCGAACTCACTCGCATGCGTGAGCGAGAAGGGGACGCGCTCGCGCGAGACGTCATTGCACATCTCGTTAAACTCGATGAAGCACACGCCCGCATCGCCCAGCGTGCCCCACGGATTGCGGAGGACGCACTGGCACGGTTAAAAGCTCGCGTCCAAGTCCTTCTTGATTCGAACATGGTGGACGAGATACGCCTGCATCAGGAACTCGCCATCCTTGCGGACCGAAGCGATATCTCAGAGGAATTGGCTCGTTTCCAGTCGCATTGTGCACAGTTCCGGGCGACACTGGAGCGATCCGATTCAGTCGGTAAGACTCTCGACTTCCTTCTTCAAGAACTCGGTCGCGAGGTCAATACGATCGGTTCCAAGGCGAATGACCCCGGCATTACCGCTGACGTCG
- the hflX gene encoding GTPase HflX: MPHSRLGTRSLRGVRLILTLLRGEALTRDDLINLALHRLDLLAGLGVGHDGNPAHLQLATVAPPTYAGAGSPYDVRPPVPFHTFQLECDRFVHELESKLGKAIRGYDVTDGRDAAVLVSASPRSRAEQEASLAELTELAESAGIRVVDRVVQRTPETHSKFLIGSGKLKEVVIATLQHGATLLIVDQDLAPAQIRGIGEVTDLRVIDRTQLILDIFAQRAHTREGKVQVELAQLRYLLPRLSGHGTTMSRLGGGIGGRGPGETKLETDRRRVRDRIAHLEKELATFARHQDQRRAKRLRHGVPIVSIVGYTNAGKSTLLNVLTQSSVAADHRMFETLDISSRRLRFPRDREVIVTDTVGFIRNLPKDLMGIFRTTLRELRDADALLHVVDASATNPTEHIAAVEHILRELELDHIRRILVFNKCDRLPVEEREALCRRYGALGVSALDSDSLQPLIACLDQTFLHLQHRYRESAASWLGGTEHDAETKQSNPASDPPPVAIHHASR; the protein is encoded by the coding sequence ATGCCGCACTCACGCCTAGGCACTCGCTCTCTTCGAGGGGTCCGCCTGATCCTCACATTGCTCCGCGGCGAGGCTCTCACGCGAGACGATCTGATCAACCTCGCGCTGCATCGTCTGGATTTGCTGGCCGGGCTGGGGGTCGGTCACGATGGGAACCCGGCACACCTCCAGTTGGCCACCGTGGCGCCGCCAACATACGCTGGCGCTGGGTCTCCCTATGACGTGCGACCACCGGTCCCCTTTCATACCTTTCAACTCGAATGCGATCGGTTCGTACACGAACTGGAATCCAAGCTCGGCAAGGCGATCCGTGGATACGACGTCACAGACGGACGTGATGCGGCCGTCCTAGTGAGCGCAAGCCCACGAAGCCGCGCGGAACAGGAAGCCAGTCTCGCCGAATTGACCGAACTCGCCGAATCGGCCGGTATCAGAGTGGTCGATCGCGTGGTGCAGCGGACGCCGGAGACTCATTCGAAATTTTTGATCGGGAGCGGCAAGCTGAAGGAGGTCGTGATTGCCACACTCCAGCACGGCGCGACGCTTCTCATTGTCGACCAGGATCTCGCTCCAGCGCAAATCCGAGGCATCGGAGAGGTGACGGATCTTCGTGTCATCGATCGCACGCAACTCATCCTCGACATCTTCGCCCAGCGGGCCCATACGCGGGAGGGCAAGGTCCAAGTCGAACTGGCACAGCTTCGGTACCTCCTTCCCCGCCTCTCAGGACACGGTACGACCATGTCGCGCCTTGGGGGCGGAATCGGGGGGCGGGGTCCGGGCGAGACCAAACTCGAAACCGACCGCCGGCGAGTACGGGATCGCATCGCCCATCTGGAGAAGGAATTGGCTACCTTCGCTCGTCATCAGGATCAGCGTCGCGCCAAACGGTTGCGTCATGGGGTGCCTATCGTCTCGATTGTCGGCTATACCAATGCGGGTAAGTCCACACTTCTCAACGTCTTGACCCAGAGTTCCGTTGCGGCCGACCATCGCATGTTCGAAACGCTGGATATCTCGAGCCGCCGTTTGCGTTTTCCGCGCGACCGTGAAGTCATTGTGACGGACACGGTGGGATTTATCCGCAATCTCCCGAAGGATCTCATGGGGATCTTCCGAACCACTTTGCGAGAACTTCGCGACGCGGACGCCTTGCTTCACGTGGTAGATGCCAGTGCTACGAATCCGACCGAGCACATCGCCGCCGTCGAACACATTCTTCGAGAACTGGAACTGGACCATATTCGTCGGATCCTTGTGTTCAATAAGTGCGACCGCCTGCCGGTAGAGGAGCGTGAAGCCCTGTGCCGCCGGTACGGTGCGCTCGGAGTGTCCGCCCTTGACTCGGACTCGCTTCAGCCATTGATCGCCTGCCTGGATCAGACGTTTCTGCACCTGCAACACCGATACCGGGAGTCGGCTGCCTCCTGGCTCGGCGGAACGGAACACGATGCTGAGACGAAGCAGTCCAACCCAGCATCGGATCCGCCTCCGGTGGCGATCCATCACGCATCGCGGTGA
- a CDS encoding ATP-dependent Clp protease ATP-binding subunit ClpC: MFERFTDKGRKIIILAREEAERHQNDYLGTEHLVLAILRESDGIALMILKKMGLSPEQIRLEIERNLPGGGTTMTFGEIPFSPRVKKVIEYAVEEARLLGHNHIGSEHLLLGLLREEEGIGGKILRSLGANLLTARQLTVTFLRKSTPRERDRKSNTPALDEFGRDLTQLAQEGQLDPVIGRSDEIERVLQILSRRTKNNPVLIGESGVGKTAIVEGLAQRIVTSEVPDNLLNRRVIALDLGSLVAGTKYRGQFEERLKVVMKEIAQAGNIIIFIDELHTLVGAGAAEGSIDASNMLKPALSRGEIQCIGATTLDEYRKHIEKDGALKRRFQPIYVQPPSVDETIRIIQGLRDRYEEHHGVEITDEAIVEAVKLSDRYITDRFLPDKAIDLIDETGSRAKLQTYALPGELKALEQELKRVSREKEVAISMQNFEEAVRHREEEERLRKLLEESKREWKKSQEKHKPVISKEDVAYVVSKMTGIPLFKLEEEESNKLLRMEEFLHRRVVGQDEAISAVARAIRRSRAGLKETKKPIGSFIFLGPTGVGKTELARALAEFLFNTEDALIRVDMSEYQEKFTSSRLFGAPPGYVGYEEGGQLTEKVRRRPYSVVLFDEIEKAHPDVFNVLLQVLDDGVLTDSLGRKVDFKNTVVIMTSNLGTKLIQRNVALGFQSTEATVHEKKIKDEVMGELRRNFSPEFLNRIDEIVVFHPLEKPHLFAILDILLAELNNRLLEKGVQLEVSDEVKHWLIQEGYQPLYGARPMRRTIQRSLGDPLSEELIKGRFKEARRVKVILRDGSPSFEEIGALAEV; encoded by the coding sequence ATGTTCGAACGATTCACAGACAAGGGTCGGAAGATCATCATCCTAGCCAGAGAAGAGGCTGAGCGGCACCAAAACGATTACCTCGGCACGGAACATCTGGTTCTGGCTATCCTGCGGGAATCCGACGGCATTGCCCTCATGATTCTCAAGAAGATGGGCCTTTCGCCCGAGCAAATCCGACTCGAAATCGAGCGCAATCTACCCGGGGGCGGAACGACCATGACCTTCGGGGAAATTCCCTTCAGCCCACGGGTCAAGAAGGTCATCGAGTACGCCGTCGAAGAAGCTCGCCTCCTCGGTCATAACCATATCGGTAGCGAACATCTGCTGCTTGGCCTGTTGCGCGAGGAGGAGGGGATCGGGGGAAAGATTCTCCGGAGCCTGGGAGCCAACCTTCTCACCGCACGTCAGCTCACCGTGACCTTTCTGCGGAAGTCTACCCCGCGGGAGCGAGATCGGAAGAGCAATACACCCGCGCTCGATGAATTCGGCCGCGATCTCACTCAACTTGCACAGGAAGGCCAACTGGACCCGGTGATTGGTCGCTCGGATGAGATCGAACGGGTGTTGCAGATCCTGAGTCGCCGGACAAAAAACAATCCCGTCTTGATCGGCGAATCCGGCGTGGGCAAGACGGCGATCGTGGAAGGACTGGCGCAGCGCATCGTGACGTCCGAGGTGCCCGACAATCTGCTCAATCGTCGAGTCATCGCGCTGGATCTCGGTTCCCTCGTGGCGGGGACGAAGTATCGTGGACAGTTCGAGGAGCGGCTGAAAGTCGTCATGAAGGAGATCGCCCAAGCCGGCAACATCATCATTTTCATCGATGAGTTGCATACGCTCGTCGGGGCAGGCGCAGCCGAAGGATCGATCGACGCCTCCAACATGCTGAAGCCAGCGCTCTCCCGAGGTGAGATTCAGTGCATTGGCGCGACGACGCTGGATGAGTATCGTAAGCACATCGAAAAGGACGGCGCCCTGAAACGGCGCTTTCAACCGATTTACGTACAACCGCCGAGTGTGGACGAAACCATTCGCATCATCCAAGGGCTTCGCGATCGGTATGAGGAACACCACGGGGTCGAAATCACGGACGAAGCCATCGTCGAAGCCGTTAAACTCTCAGACCGATACATCACGGATCGCTTCCTGCCGGACAAGGCCATCGATCTGATCGATGAAACCGGATCGCGCGCGAAACTCCAGACCTACGCGTTGCCGGGAGAGCTGAAGGCGCTGGAGCAAGAGCTCAAGCGAGTCTCGCGTGAAAAGGAGGTCGCGATTTCCATGCAGAACTTCGAGGAGGCCGTGCGCCACCGAGAAGAAGAGGAACGGCTTCGGAAGCTGCTGGAAGAGTCGAAGCGTGAATGGAAGAAGAGCCAGGAGAAGCATAAACCCGTCATCAGCAAGGAGGACGTCGCTTACGTTGTCTCAAAAATGACCGGCATTCCGCTCTTCAAGCTCGAGGAAGAAGAGTCGAACAAACTGCTTCGGATGGAGGAGTTTCTTCACCGCCGTGTGGTCGGCCAGGACGAGGCGATCTCGGCCGTGGCGAGGGCCATTCGCAGGTCTCGAGCGGGTCTCAAGGAAACCAAGAAGCCTATTGGGTCGTTTATTTTCCTGGGTCCGACGGGTGTCGGGAAGACGGAACTCGCGCGTGCCCTGGCTGAATTCCTCTTCAACACTGAGGATGCGTTGATTCGTGTCGACATGTCCGAGTATCAGGAAAAGTTCACCAGCTCCCGACTCTTCGGCGCTCCGCCCGGATATGTCGGCTACGAGGAAGGCGGACAGTTGACGGAAAAGGTCCGTCGTCGTCCCTATTCGGTCGTCCTGTTCGACGAAATCGAGAAGGCCCACCCCGACGTGTTCAATGTGCTCTTGCAGGTGTTGGACGATGGGGTGTTGACCGACAGCTTAGGGCGCAAGGTGGACTTCAAGAACACCGTGGTCATCATGACGTCCAACCTCGGCACCAAGCTTATCCAGCGCAACGTCGCGCTCGGCTTCCAGAGCACCGAAGCGACAGTCCACGAGAAGAAGATCAAAGACGAAGTCATGGGTGAGTTACGCCGTAATTTCAGCCCGGAATTCCTGAATCGCATCGATGAGATCGTGGTCTTCCATCCGTTGGAGAAGCCGCATCTGTTTGCGATCCTGGATATCTTGCTGGCCGAGCTCAACAACCGACTCTTGGAGAAGGGCGTGCAACTGGAGGTCAGTGACGAGGTCAAGCATTGGTTGATACAGGAAGGCTATCAGCCGCTGTACGGGGCCCGTCCAATGCGGCGGACGATACAGCGTAGCCTTGGCGATCCGCTGTCGGAAGAACTCATCAAGGGACGGTTCAAGGAAGCGCGACGCGTGAAGGTTATCTTGAGGGACGGTTCCCCGTCGTTCGAGGAAATCGGCGCGTTGGCGGAGGTGTGA